From the Temnothorax longispinosus isolate EJ_2023e chromosome 6, Tlon_JGU_v1, whole genome shotgun sequence genome, one window contains:
- the Tps1 gene encoding uncharacterized protein Tps1 isoform X1, with protein MWSTEPGSFTSNGSMIVVSNRLPFVLKRNELSGQLERKASAGGLVTAVAPVVISGNGIWVGWPGMHMENPNEPIPESDPNDRTPTAGLLSRKVVAVHIEPGVFDSYYNGCCNGTFWPLFHSMPDRATFIADHWRAYSIVNEEFAAETVGALEQIHKEQENQQNGTPLVWVHDYHLMLAANWIRQAAEDKNLKLKLGFFLHIPFPPWDIFRLFPWADEILQGMLGCDMVGFHIQDYCLNFVDCCQRSLGCRVDRKNLLVEHGGRTVRVRPLPIGIPFDRFVSLAETAPKVITSSQKIVLGVDRLDYTKGLVHRLKAFEMLLEKHPEHREQVTMLQIAVPSRTDVREYQELKLEMEQLIGSINGRFTTPNWSPIRYIYGCVSQDELAAFYRDAAVALVTPLRDGMNLVAKEFVACQINTPPGVLIVSPFAGAGEMMHEALICNPYEIDEAAEVIHRALTMPEDERTLRMNHLRRRERIYDVNYWMKSFLQVMGSLEETDSVGATVMQPVTMDDFDDYLSKYIGNNYKLALLLDYDGTLAPIATHPDLAILPLETKNVLQRLSNMSDVYIAIISGRNVNNVKSMVGIDGITYAGNHGLEILHPDGSKFVHPMPAELEGEVGSLMQTLQEQLCRDGAWVENKGALLTFHYRETPMEGRPKMVELAKKLIEKAGFKACAAHCAIEARPPVEWNKGRASIYILRTAFGLDWSERIRIIYAGDDVTDEDAMKALKGMAATFRVASSHIIRTSAERRLPSTDSVLTMLKWVERHLSRRKPRNSIDIPGIPSRFRRGSGGVTMEMSYTPPKTPLES; from the exons ATGTGGTCCACAGAACCGGGCAGCTTCACCTCCAACGGGAGCATGATCGTCGTGAGCAACAGGTTGCCGTTTGTGCTGAAGAGGAACGAGCTGAGCGGCCAGTTGGAACGCAAAGCCAG CGCCGGTGGTCTGGTAACCGCGGTAGCACCCGTTGTCATAAGCGGAAATGGAATCTGGGTCGGATGGCCGGGGATGCACATGGAAAACCCGAACGAGCCGATTCCCGAATCCGATCCCAACGATCGCACGCCCACAGCTGGTCTGCTATCACGAAAG gttGTCGCGGTGCACATTGAACCCGGCGTCTTTGACTCGTATTACAACGGATGCTGCAATGGAACGTTTTGGCCCCTCTTCCATTCTATGCCGGATCGGGCGACCTTCATCGCGGATCATTGGCGCGCGTATTCCATTGTCAATGAAGAGTTCGCCGCGGAGACA GTCGGCGCCTTGGAACAAATCCACAAGGAACAGGAGAATCAGCAGAACGGCACGCCGTTGGTATGGGTTCACGATTACCATCTTATGTTAGCCGCCAATTGGATCAGACAGGCGGCTGAAGATAAGAATCTCAAACTTAAATTAGGTTTCTTCCTTCACATACCCTTCCCGCCGTGGGACATCTTCAGGTTGTTCCCATGGGCCGACGAGATCCTGCAGGGTATGCTGG GGTGCGACATGGTGGGTTTCCACATTCAGGATTATTGCCTGAACTTCGTCGATTGCTGCCAGAGGAGTCTCGGCTGCAGAGTGGACCGTAAGAACTTGCTGGTCGAACACGGCGGTAGAACAGTGCGGGTAAGGCCGCTGCCGATCGGTATACCATTCGATAGGTTCGTCTCGTTGGCGGAGACCGCACCGAAAGTCATTACGTCGAGTCAGAAGATCGTCCTCGGCGTCGATCGGCTCGATTACACGAAGGGCCTCGTTCACAGACTGAAAGCCTTCGAGATGCTGTTGGAAAAACATCCCGAGCATCGCGAACAG GTGACGATGCTTCAAATCGCAGTACCCTCACGCACTGACGTTCGCGAGTATCAGGAGCTGAAGCTCGAAATGGAACAACTGATCGGCTCCATAAACGGTCGCTTTACAACGCCCAACTGGTCGCCCATACGTTACATTTACGGCTGTGTGAGCCAGGACGAGCTCGCGGCGTTCTACAGGGACGCCGCCGTCGCTCTCGTCACACCGCTCCGGGACGGCATGAATTTGGTCGCCAAGGAATTCGTTGCCTGTCAGATCAACACACCGCCGGGAGTGCTGATAGTATCGCCATTTGCTGGGGCTGGCGAAATGATGCACGAAGCCTTGATTTGTAATCCTTATGAGATCGACGAGGCCGCGGAGGTGATTCACAG GGCGCTCACCATGCCAGAGGACGAACGCACGTTGAGAATGAACCACTTACGTCGGCGCGAGAGGATATACGACGTTAATTACTGGATGAAGTCCTTCCTTCAGGTAATGGGATCCCTCGAGGAGACCGATTCTGTGGGCGCTACTGTGATGCAGCCCGTGACCATGGATGATTTCGACGATTACTTGAGCAA GTACATcggtaataattataaattggcGCTTCTATTGGATTACGACGGTACGCTGGCACCCATTGCCACGCATCCCGACCTGGCGATTCTACCGCTCGAGACGAAGAATGTCCTACAAAGGTTGTCGAACATGTCGGACGTTTACATCGCGATTATATCGGGCAGAAACGTGAACAACGTGAAATCGATGGTCGGGATAGATGGTATCACGTACGCCGGGAATCACGGACTGGAGATCCTGCACCCGGACGGCAGTAAGTTCGTCCATCCCATGCCTGCCGAACTGGAGGGAGAGGTTGGCAGTCTGATGCAAACTCTTCAGGAACAG CTTTGCAGGGACGGCGCCTGGGTCGAAAATAAAGGTGCGCTTCTCACGTTCCACTATCGTGAAACTCCGATGGAGGGTCGCCCCAAGATGGTCGAGCTAGCTAAAAAACTTATCGAGAAGGCGGGATTCAAGGCCTGTGCCGCTCATTGCGCTATCGAGGCGAGACCGCCGGTCGAATGGAACAAAGGCCGCGCTTCTATCTACATCCTGCGCACGGCATTCGGCCTGGATTGGAGCGAGCGTATCAGGATTATATACGCTGGCGACGATGTCACGGACGAAGACGCGATGAAG GCATTGAAAGGTATGGCCGCCACTTTCCGCGTCGCGTCATCGCACATCATTCGCACGTCCGCGGAGAGACGTTTGCCCAGCACGGATTCGGTTCTGACGATGTTGAAGTGGGTCGAGAGGCATCTCAGCAGGCGCAAGCCCCGCAACAGCATCGACATCCCGGGAATCCCGTCGCGGTTTCGACGGGGCAGCGGCGGTGTCACGATGGAAATGTCTTACACTCCGCCAAAAACACCCCTCGAATCGTAG
- the Tps1 gene encoding uncharacterized protein Tps1 isoform X2: MIVVSNRLPFVLKRNELSGQLERKASAGGLVTAVAPVVISGNGIWVGWPGMHMENPNEPIPESDPNDRTPTAGLLSRKVVAVHIEPGVFDSYYNGCCNGTFWPLFHSMPDRATFIADHWRAYSIVNEEFAAETVGALEQIHKEQENQQNGTPLVWVHDYHLMLAANWIRQAAEDKNLKLKLGFFLHIPFPPWDIFRLFPWADEILQGMLGCDMVGFHIQDYCLNFVDCCQRSLGCRVDRKNLLVEHGGRTVRVRPLPIGIPFDRFVSLAETAPKVITSSQKIVLGVDRLDYTKGLVHRLKAFEMLLEKHPEHREQVTMLQIAVPSRTDVREYQELKLEMEQLIGSINGRFTTPNWSPIRYIYGCVSQDELAAFYRDAAVALVTPLRDGMNLVAKEFVACQINTPPGVLIVSPFAGAGEMMHEALICNPYEIDEAAEVIHRALTMPEDERTLRMNHLRRRERIYDVNYWMKSFLQVMGSLEETDSVGATVMQPVTMDDFDDYLSKYIGNNYKLALLLDYDGTLAPIATHPDLAILPLETKNVLQRLSNMSDVYIAIISGRNVNNVKSMVGIDGITYAGNHGLEILHPDGSKFVHPMPAELEGEVGSLMQTLQEQLCRDGAWVENKGALLTFHYRETPMEGRPKMVELAKKLIEKAGFKACAAHCAIEARPPVEWNKGRASIYILRTAFGLDWSERIRIIYAGDDVTDEDAMKALKGMAATFRVASSHIIRTSAERRLPSTDSVLTMLKWVERHLSRRKPRNSIDIPGIPSRFRRGSGGVTMEMSYTPPKTPLES, translated from the exons ATGATCGTCGTGAGCAACAGGTTGCCGTTTGTGCTGAAGAGGAACGAGCTGAGCGGCCAGTTGGAACGCAAAGCCAG CGCCGGTGGTCTGGTAACCGCGGTAGCACCCGTTGTCATAAGCGGAAATGGAATCTGGGTCGGATGGCCGGGGATGCACATGGAAAACCCGAACGAGCCGATTCCCGAATCCGATCCCAACGATCGCACGCCCACAGCTGGTCTGCTATCACGAAAG gttGTCGCGGTGCACATTGAACCCGGCGTCTTTGACTCGTATTACAACGGATGCTGCAATGGAACGTTTTGGCCCCTCTTCCATTCTATGCCGGATCGGGCGACCTTCATCGCGGATCATTGGCGCGCGTATTCCATTGTCAATGAAGAGTTCGCCGCGGAGACA GTCGGCGCCTTGGAACAAATCCACAAGGAACAGGAGAATCAGCAGAACGGCACGCCGTTGGTATGGGTTCACGATTACCATCTTATGTTAGCCGCCAATTGGATCAGACAGGCGGCTGAAGATAAGAATCTCAAACTTAAATTAGGTTTCTTCCTTCACATACCCTTCCCGCCGTGGGACATCTTCAGGTTGTTCCCATGGGCCGACGAGATCCTGCAGGGTATGCTGG GGTGCGACATGGTGGGTTTCCACATTCAGGATTATTGCCTGAACTTCGTCGATTGCTGCCAGAGGAGTCTCGGCTGCAGAGTGGACCGTAAGAACTTGCTGGTCGAACACGGCGGTAGAACAGTGCGGGTAAGGCCGCTGCCGATCGGTATACCATTCGATAGGTTCGTCTCGTTGGCGGAGACCGCACCGAAAGTCATTACGTCGAGTCAGAAGATCGTCCTCGGCGTCGATCGGCTCGATTACACGAAGGGCCTCGTTCACAGACTGAAAGCCTTCGAGATGCTGTTGGAAAAACATCCCGAGCATCGCGAACAG GTGACGATGCTTCAAATCGCAGTACCCTCACGCACTGACGTTCGCGAGTATCAGGAGCTGAAGCTCGAAATGGAACAACTGATCGGCTCCATAAACGGTCGCTTTACAACGCCCAACTGGTCGCCCATACGTTACATTTACGGCTGTGTGAGCCAGGACGAGCTCGCGGCGTTCTACAGGGACGCCGCCGTCGCTCTCGTCACACCGCTCCGGGACGGCATGAATTTGGTCGCCAAGGAATTCGTTGCCTGTCAGATCAACACACCGCCGGGAGTGCTGATAGTATCGCCATTTGCTGGGGCTGGCGAAATGATGCACGAAGCCTTGATTTGTAATCCTTATGAGATCGACGAGGCCGCGGAGGTGATTCACAG GGCGCTCACCATGCCAGAGGACGAACGCACGTTGAGAATGAACCACTTACGTCGGCGCGAGAGGATATACGACGTTAATTACTGGATGAAGTCCTTCCTTCAGGTAATGGGATCCCTCGAGGAGACCGATTCTGTGGGCGCTACTGTGATGCAGCCCGTGACCATGGATGATTTCGACGATTACTTGAGCAA GTACATcggtaataattataaattggcGCTTCTATTGGATTACGACGGTACGCTGGCACCCATTGCCACGCATCCCGACCTGGCGATTCTACCGCTCGAGACGAAGAATGTCCTACAAAGGTTGTCGAACATGTCGGACGTTTACATCGCGATTATATCGGGCAGAAACGTGAACAACGTGAAATCGATGGTCGGGATAGATGGTATCACGTACGCCGGGAATCACGGACTGGAGATCCTGCACCCGGACGGCAGTAAGTTCGTCCATCCCATGCCTGCCGAACTGGAGGGAGAGGTTGGCAGTCTGATGCAAACTCTTCAGGAACAG CTTTGCAGGGACGGCGCCTGGGTCGAAAATAAAGGTGCGCTTCTCACGTTCCACTATCGTGAAACTCCGATGGAGGGTCGCCCCAAGATGGTCGAGCTAGCTAAAAAACTTATCGAGAAGGCGGGATTCAAGGCCTGTGCCGCTCATTGCGCTATCGAGGCGAGACCGCCGGTCGAATGGAACAAAGGCCGCGCTTCTATCTACATCCTGCGCACGGCATTCGGCCTGGATTGGAGCGAGCGTATCAGGATTATATACGCTGGCGACGATGTCACGGACGAAGACGCGATGAAG GCATTGAAAGGTATGGCCGCCACTTTCCGCGTCGCGTCATCGCACATCATTCGCACGTCCGCGGAGAGACGTTTGCCCAGCACGGATTCGGTTCTGACGATGTTGAAGTGGGTCGAGAGGCATCTCAGCAGGCGCAAGCCCCGCAACAGCATCGACATCCCGGGAATCCCGTCGCGGTTTCGACGGGGCAGCGGCGGTGTCACGATGGAAATGTCTTACACTCCGCCAAAAACACCCCTCGAATCGTAG